Genomic DNA from Prunus persica cultivar Lovell chromosome G1, Prunus_persica_NCBIv2, whole genome shotgun sequence:
CTCTTAGTTCAAATCCAGTATATCATTCCCGAATTAAACACTTGGACATTGATTTCCATTTTGTCAGGGAGCGAATGCAGAAGAAGGATTTGCTGGTTCAATATGTTTCAACAGATGAACAACTTGTTGATGTTTTTACAAAGGGTTTACATGGTCCTATCTTCTCACAGCATTGTGCTCATCTTAGGTTAAGAGAGTTCACTAAGTAGGGGAAATGTTAACTATGGTTATTATGTTAACTATGGTTAGCAAGTCAGTAAGTTTGTTACAAGTCTGGTACCTAGCACGTGTATTAGTTAGACAGCTAAGCTGTGTGGTTAGTCAGTTAAGCTCCTCTGTAATCTGTTTACATATAAGAGTGGGCTATGCTTTGTAAAAGTTAGTTAGTAATCAAAACTCAGAAATCCTTCGGTCCtcttcatttctctttttctgtttctgaTATCTCTGAaatactcttcttcttcacttgATACCACATGGAGAGTGCAAGAACGCCAAGGCAAAGAATGAAGACTTGCCAGGCCACTTGAGACGTAAGGATGATGATGCTTATTAGCTGGATGAGGGCAAATACCAATCCAGCTAATCTATACGGAATGTCTGTGTCTACTGTGCTTTGATCCGTAGAACACTGTAACAATTAATATGTTTTTGGAAAGGTAAGAGTTAGAACTTGATATATACTTCAAAGAGTAGAGTCTACTAAACTTTCAAACAGGAAAGAAAATACATCAAAAGTTTAATAACTCAACCCCTCTATTGCTTAATTAAAAaactttaataattttctattatattaattaatttaattggtCAAACTCAAAGAAAGAGTACACCCAACTTTAATTATCAAATTCGAGTGGGACTAGTAGTTAATCTGTTAAAGGATACAaaatctataatttttttaattataaaaggcATTTTATTTGCcccctttttttaatcaattagttacaaaacaaatttttaatgATTCTAAATAACCGAATTACAATTacaataaatagtttttatGGGTCAAGTTATGCGCTTTATGATTCATACCAAACACTGTTTTTAGTGTAATTATTTATCCTCgctctataaatataaaagatataaataaattattgtaaTACATAATAATTAGaatgcaaattttatttggtttttctttttgggtaatCGTCAAGGTTCTTTGCTGTGGTCAAAATAAGAACATAATGAACCAAATCAACATAAGAAGTCACTTCTACCTTATTCATGTTTCCTCAAAGATAAAATGAAGGTTCAATTAGATTCAATCAATTTGAAACTTGGTTTGCTGTTTGTGGTTGGTCTTGTAACTCCAAGTTGTTTTCCGTctgtttcataaaaaatttctgaatgtttggtttcattttctatttgaCTGTGATAATAGGATCTAGGCAGATTTTTTTGTCCAACATTGTTTGCATAATTTTGTTGTTATCGACGTAATTAAGTGTACCAATGTCCAGTCCAATCCCATGAAGTATTAGTATTTGTAGAGAAACTTGGCATTCCTTGAATATTTTCAGTGTTTCTTGCTGCCATTGATCTTCCCCAGTGCTTTGAGTAAACGTTGTAGATGGAAGATCATAACTTTCAACCTTTTAGAATTATTATCTTCTCTGTTCTCCTTAGATTGCCGTGAATTAACATTGTTGATAAATAAAGTAAGATTGGATATCATGTTCCAAATCTTACCATCTACTGCTATTTTTGGGAATCACAATATGAGCTGAAAACAAGATGAGCAGATAGTTATTGATGTGTAAGACGTGTGCTTCGTTTGGGGTTTAATTTAGTTTCAGTTGGCTTGATTAGATTGGTTATTTGGCTTCAGAGTTtgataattgttgaattttcttttccttatttttttgtgtttgagatttgttttaatttctcatttttgttcttttttaatttccatgaGTTTGGACTTACTGCAGAATAAATTAACTCCTAAGTTTTATTAATTGAAAGATAGAGACGCAAAACATTGACAGAAtataattcatatatatatatattatatatgcctGCCTTGGTTGCGTGTATGTTTGCAGAACAGATGGTATGAGCTGCATTTacatattattataacagagagaaaaaaagaatgattAAACCAGCTGAGGATCATGACAAAAACCGAAGATTCAGTTAGATTTTTTTTGCAGCAAATCACTGAAAGTCTGCAAAACAATATCCATCCATATCTCCCCGCCTGAGCCTCGCAATATATAATTAGCATTCACTCCGATGCTCAGGCTAGCCAATGTATAATATAAACTGCATATACAATAATATAAGGCAACACATAAAACTGTAAGCATTGACAATTGTAATAGTCATTATCATAATTATTAAAgtcaaagaaatgaaaattaataattgcTGATGTTTCCATGGACTTAATGCAGATGTGCAATCTTATATATTAAGTCTTCCTGCTGCAAATAAATCTTATAGAGCAATCCTATAGCTATAGCAGGAACAATAAATGGCCCAGGAGATGAAAATTGAGATTGTCAAGAAGGAAACCGTAAAACCATCTTCCCCAACTCCCCACAACCTCAAAAGTTTCAAGCTCTCTCTTTTAGATCAGCTTTCTCCTGTAGCATATGGTCCCTTGGTTCTTTTCTACCCCAACAATGTCAGTGAGGTTACATTAACAGAGGAGAGGTCGCATCAGCTTAAGAAATCACTCTCAGAAGCCTTAACTCGCTTCTATCCACTTGCTGGAAGAATCAAAGATAACCTGTTTATTGAATGTAATGATGAGGGGGCTGTCTATGTTGAAGCTCGAGTCAACGCCCTTCTGTCGAACTTCCTCGATCAACCCAACTTGGAAATACTAAAATTGCTCCTTCCCATTAATGTTGAATCCCCTGAAGCAGCCACAGGGTGCCTGCTGCTTGTTCAAGCCAGTTTCTTTGAGTGTGGAGGATTGGCCATAGGTGTGTGCATGTCACACAAGCTTGCTGATGCATCAACTTTGAGCACATTCATCAAAGTTTGGGCTGCCACAGCTCTTGGCCTTGGTCACACTGTGGTACCAGATTTCAGCGCAGCAACCCGATACCCGCCTAGAGATTTCTCAGCGAAGAGTCCTGCAGCTGCCGTGGAGATGAAGATAGTCAAGTGTGTCACAAAGAGATTTGTGTTTGATGGTCCAAAGATGAGAGCTCTTAAAGCTAAAGTCACTAGTGGAAGTGTGCAGAGACCTACAAGAGTTGAGGCTGTAACAGGCCTCATTTGGAATTGTGCAAGGAGGGCGTCAAAACTAAGTTCAGGGATTTCCAAGTTATCAATGGTGTCACAATCTGTCAACATACGCAAAAGGGTTGTGCCACGATTGCCACAAACCTCAATTGGAAACCTTGCGGGGTACTACACTGCAATGGCAGAAGAGAGTGGAATAGAGTTGAACTCCATGGAATTGGTTTCTCGACTGAGGAAGGGGATGATTGAATTTAATGAAAACCATTACAAGAGATTGCAAGGGGACAATGTGTTTGAAGCTATATGTGAGTATTTTAAGGAGATAGGAAACATTATGAGAAGAGATGACATAAACTTGTTTATCTGTACAAGTTTATGCAACTTTGGAATATATGAGATTGATTTTGGGTGGGGAAAGCCAATTTGGGTGAGCATCCCTGGTGGTGTAGTCAAGAATGTTGCTATTTTGATTGACACAAAGGAGGGTGATGGAGTAGATGCATGGATAAGTTTAAGTGAGGAAGACATGGCCTTATTTGAACGTGACCCAGAACTTCTTGCTTTCGCTTCTTTAAATCCTAGTGCATTTGGACCTGTAACAAGGAGATCTTCTCTTTAGTTTCTTAGGATTTATTTGGTGTTTTTGCtggtttttctcttcttgttttggAATAAGAATTTTctgtttgaaattgaataaatgCAACTCTGCAATGCCAAGGAACTCTACACTTTATGGTATAAGTTAACTGTTTAAGCTCACGCCTCACACAAAACACCATTTTAAGAGGTTTTCCAAATATGCTTCACTTTTCAATGGAAATCGAAGACAGAGCAATACCCTATAAAACCTTGGAAATGCTACTTTAGTGggacaaattgaaaacctcAAATAGCTTTACAAAATTTAATTGGACCCAAGAACATGGTCATAATTGGACCCAACAATTGAGGTTCATGCACATTctatacaaaatatttaagaCGGATCTCTATAGGCCCTTGCTCATGGAAGATCTCCTCAAAAATTCTGTAACCAATTTGGAGAATGCAGAAGAACTATCCTCAAGTAACCGAGCTGGAGAATCATACTCTAAAACCCTGCCTGTATGAATCAAAGGTTAATAAAATCTTTTAAATCGTGTCACCTAATCAATATTAAGTTTTTCAGTCATCCGTAAATGTTATTTCTGACCAGgtttcaatattaatatgcttCAACTATAATATCTGCTCAAGTGGAATTTTCTATCCATTTTGGAACATATCTACAGAGCAGGTTATACTAACAGTACCTTCATCAAGAACTAAAACCAGGTCATTGTCGATAACCGTAGGAATCCGGTGAGCAAGTGATCACAATGCATCCACTCGTATCTTTTCTTATTGTCTGCTGAATTAGAATATCGGTTGCTGTATCAACAGAAGCTGTAGCCTCATCCATGACgataattttccttttctttaaaaGCACTCGGGCCAGGCAAACAAGCTGCCTCTGTCCAACactccagttttctccatcttCAGCAACTGTTCAGTGTTTGAacgaattaaaatataaaaactgaactgcttTGGTTGCTCATATGATTTAGTAGATTATTAGATCTCCATACCAGGTGTATCAAGAAGCCTTTGGTCCTGCCTAACGATCTCCGCCAGTTGACATTGATTCAGAACCTGTGTTATTGAATTATATAAGTAACAATACCACAAAATATCATTCTTGTAAATAAAGACTTTGATCCTAACCTCCCCGAGTGCTTGATCAGAATGTTGTTGCAAAGGATCCAGATTGGTCCTCATTGTTCCTTGAAATAAAGTTGGGTCTTGTGGAATAATGCTCAACCTTGACCTTAAGTCCTGCAGACCTATCTTAGAAATATCAACACCATCAATAAGAATCTGCCCTCCTGAGGGTTCCACTATCCTGAAGACCCCTGGGTTAAAGTGGACTTTGCACTCCCTGTCCTGCCTGCGACTCCTATTTTCTTCCCTCCAGGGAAGGTGCAAGTGATCCCTTTGAGAACAGTTGGGAGAGCTGGATTATATTGCACACGAAGGTTTTCGATTTCAATTTTTCCTGCCATTGGCCATTCAGGAACTGGTCTAGTGTCTTCAATCACTAGTGGTGCTTCAATTGGTATCTTTGTGAACTGAAGAATTCTCTCCACTGatatcattttgttttctacATTGCATGTATTCCATATCACCCAAGCTTGCAGAACATTTAGGTTCAAACCATAAGTAGCAGCCAAACCAGCCAAACCTGAGACCGAAGCAACATTGACAGTTAACTTTTAAAGCTTATAGTGTTAATATTTCCTCATATTTCATCAGGGATTGGAGGGGCTTACTAGGATCAATGGCAGACCTAGGCAGGCCGACCAAGATGATAAGAACAATGAAGTAAACGAGGTTGAACAGAAAATTGGTCTGAACAGACAGCCATTCCGTCGTGCCATAATTGTGAAAGACTATGCGGGAATAATCATCaatttggaaattatttgacctaattaggagttacctaacctaTTTGGGAGTTACCTAacttaattgggaattacctaatcaaattggggGTTACTTGATCTTCGCCTTAATTAGGGATTCGGTTAAATCCCTAATCcctaaatacaccaacctcaccaactacaccaaccccaccaactTCTCCAAGGCCACTATAAATACTTGGTTACGCACAAGGATGAGGTACGTCAGAACTACGACTAAAGCTTCTGTAGAGACCTTCCCTCACAGACCCTAGCtacttcatctctctctctctctcttttacataaggctTCGGCCGCTtggtttatattataaatatatctcCGTACCctattagctattgttttctatacgattcaattgaactaatttagacatcggagggcctttggccaacaccccccgggtgtggtcctcttatttattctattttgcagagagaaagaggcggcgaagaagaaaggagaatCTTTCTAatcgaatattctcgtgggaaatttgctcccacaaattggtgctttcattgagagcatgagttatactcaacgagtgctcaaggaatccgttcctcctattttccaatccaccgaagccttccaaacaaccatggttggaagcaagaaGACGAGGCAAAACTGCTGCGATGGCTAGATCCGGAACGGCCCAAAGCCATTCCACCTACGATCCCGTGATCGACATGGTGGCACCACCACCTCTCACCACCGTGCCACCTACCGGACCTCTAGCTGAGACCACCGCACTGGCCACTGCCGCCGAATATGGTGGAACCTCCTATCAAGGTGGGCTCGTTTCCACCGCCGACTTAGGCTCGGTCTTGGAGCAACTTCAAGCATTCCCTCCATTGCTTCCACGCTCCACACActtctctcctcccgatccacgaagtcaagcAGACTTTAGTCtgagagttgaccagctaGCTCAGAGAATTGACAACCAAAGCAGTCTGATGAGGCAACTCCTTAACCAAATAAGCTTAGttcaaaaccttggccttggacaaccAGGCGAAGAGAGAATGATGGACAAACGCGACGGGAGGCAGCACGACGGGTACCAAGGAGGTCGAGCAGGAGTAAGCAGACAAGGTGAGGATCAACAACATGATCGGCTTGCCGACATGTCGCAAGCATCCGTGAGCCATACTTAGAGCAGACGAAGTCACCCATCCTGGTCGAGCCTAAGGAACGACGTGAGCGAGAGGCTGGGCTCACGACCTGACATCCACGCCTGCCTGGGCTCGCAGGGAAAtgtacatcaaaggctaggtaCCCAGGGAGGTTAGCCAAATAACCATTGCAACGaggatcgtgaagaaagacgcTCAGCTATCCGCTCGCAGAGGAGCATTCACGAAAGGCAAGGCCCTCAGGGAGGACAACTGGATAACCCTCACAATGAGGATCATGAAGAAATACGCTCCGTTGCTCACCCATGAAGAGTCGACTCTCATCAACAAGCTATAGAGAATCCTTCACAAGCACAGTCCAGCAATATGCCACCTTGGCAGCGCAGGCAAGAAGGTCGACTCTCAGAGGACAAT
This window encodes:
- the LOC109946869 gene encoding BAHD acyltransferase At5g47980-like — translated: MAQEMKIEIVKKETVKPSSPTPHNLKSFKLSLLDQLSPVAYGPLVLFYPNNVSEVTLTEERSHQLKKSLSEALTRFYPLAGRIKDNLFIECNDEGAVYVEARVNALLSNFLDQPNLEILKLLLPINVESPEAATGCLLLVQASFFECGGLAIGVCMSHKLADASTLSTFIKVWAATALGLGHTVVPDFSAATRYPPRDFSAKSPAAAVEMKIVKCVTKRFVFDGPKMRALKAKVTSGSVQRPTRVEAVTGLIWNCARRASKLSSGISKLSMVSQSVNIRKRVVPRLPQTSIGNLAGYYTAMAEESGIELNSMELVSRLRKGMIEFNENHYKRLQGDNVFEAICEYFKEIGNIMRRDDINLFICTSLCNFGIYEIDFGWGKPIWVSIPGGVVKNVAILIDTKEGDGVDAWISLSEEDMALFERDPELLAFASLNPSAFGPVTRRSSL